From the Cloeon dipterum chromosome 4, ieCloDipt1.1, whole genome shotgun sequence genome, the window taatatgtgttgataataaaggatcttatgcttaatactatgaaaaaatgttattaaatgcacTGGCAAATaagctacttttaaaaaccaaaaatttttgtttcctttctttttataaaaaaattaaacatgtaatttaattgttatttgctctaaataaatttttttaactcttttttaaaaacaatcgttaatttttaacactcaatatgAACTCTGTGTgtacaaaacagaagaatcatatcagaaattaaagatttcaaaatttgaccattttgcacatcacgtctggatgaatggctaccacaattacttcaagaaccggtttcaggattgtaatTCGGCAATTTTGGCtctatatttgagctgtacagtggtgaaaacctatgaaaagacaccaagttcgatgaaattggaaattttcgaaattttgtatttcagggtcacgtcagggacagaccctgaaggtcgatttctaccttccttggtctaccctaggacctcttggtgtttctaagcaagtgaaatgcgaaaaaaatcaacttgacgaacgagaggcgaactcgccgctcaaagtgcatgcgcggtcaagaggcctcgagcaggttttcaaacttcaaattcaaattgcagcaaaagtatcgcgattgcaactatgaaacttggtgtacttgtgcataatttcacgggctacatttcagcccttaaccccaaaaaaatcgtagggggctatcatcccttaattttgaattttcaaaaaaaggtcgcaaaaggtgaccttgaccttcgacctgcgaattttttgtaaatgcaaaagttgttcaggattaaaaactaggttaggcagtgaaaatttcaacgtgatacctcaacgcagtcaagagttgcagtttagagtTCATTAAcataattccttttttgggtatttttgagataccgaaaaaatagggaacgcccgcattcccgagcttcaaatttggaatttcaccatctattaacaagtactttaagcaaatatgactgccacctaaaaatttcaacgctgaaaaatcgcgtccaatcgacctccaatctcgcaaataactgctcaataataaattatttacatggcaaataataaattataagtaaataataaattatttattatgtttcaactcaaaaattatgatataaCTGTAGGAAAATGCCTCATTACCATCTAGCAaccataataaaattaaataaatggaaatagCAAAGAGAAGGAAATTCTAGTCCATGCATTTTCCACGTTTTCACAGTTATGACACAATACGCAATGGTAttcgataaaatttatcattttgtgTTAATGCTACTGACCCCAAATCATCAAAAAGgcaataaattgtttgcttaTCTACAATAATTCTACCTGCACAGGGGGCGATCTAACGCgttgcggcggtggcggctgtTGCGGGCCGCTAGGTCCACCCTTCTTGAACATGCTTGCGAACGTCTTGAGCTCTTTGTTCTCCTCAACAACGGCAACCACCTGCGGCTGCTTTGGCTGTTGCGGTGCTGGAGCAGCCTCTTCGATCTTGGGCTCAACCAGCGGAGCAACAATCTCCTTGACCTCCGACACGATAGGAGTGACCAtcggcagctgctgctgctgctgctgaacaGGCATGGGAGGCGCCTGCTCCATGACAGTTGGGGTGGTGGTTGGCGCCACGATGACCTGAGTCACTTGTACGCCAGGCTGCGCCATCTGCACACTAGGCGGAGCAATCTGCACACCAGGCTGCGTACCTGCGACCTCGATGACGGGCATATGGATGTTGCCCTGCCCTGGACGGACAATAGGTATGGTGGTCACAGTAGCGGGCTGTGCGTCGTTGTAGTAGTCGATAATGTTGGGCTGCGTAATGACCGGCACCTCCTTGCCAGCCAGGTCCGCCTCCGACTCGTTGTGGTAGTTCCCGGGGTCATCGTCATTCACCATCTCATCCTGGTAGCGAAAGATATCGTTGTGCACGTAGTACTTCTTCGGGGACTGCTGCGCCAGCACGAAGGTCTGGGTGAAACGCCGCATGGGCTCGCTATCGTTGGACAGCTCACCAGTCACCTGCACCACGACGCCGTTGCCAAGGGTGCCCTGGGCGTCCACCTGCTGGATCTTGGCGTGGCAGTTGTTAAAGCCCAATTGCGAAATGAGCTGATGAATTTGCCGCTGACCAACTACCGACTGCTCTCCGCTCTTGTTGTCCAAACCACCATGAATGAATGACGAGTTCTCATTGTAGAAGCTGAAATTTCATACCAGtgtcaatttaattgtttagtCAACAATAATTAGGATTCGAGGAAAATGATAACAACTACAACTGTTAATCATATTATGGAggtttaagtaaaaaaaaaatctagtcatttaatttatttactctttacaatttttacttaGCTTTGAGGCACATTCAGCACTAACGCATAATAGTTGAAACTTACTGCGTGTAGTCatattttttcgagaaaaattgcaataatatat encodes:
- the LOC135941735 gene encoding ras GTPase-activating protein-binding protein 1-like, whose product is MVMEESPMHSPHVVGREFVRQYYTLLHQAPMHLHRFYNENSSFIHGGLDNKSGEQSVVGQRQIHQLISQLGFNNCHAKIQQVDAQGTLGNGVVVQVTGELSNDSEPMRRFTQTFVLAQQSPKKYYVHNDIFRYQDEMVNDDDPGNYHNESEADLAGKEVPVITQPNIIDYYNDAQPATVTTIPIVRPGQGNIHMPVIEVAGTQPGVQIAPPSVQMAQPGVQVTQVIVAPTTTPTVMEQAPPMPVQQQQQQLPMVTPIVSEVKEIVAPLVEPKIEEAAPAPQQPKQPQVVAVVEENKELKTFASMFKKGGPSGPQQPPPPQRVRSPPVQVAEHAPKSTSPPSSQHGHGLPPRQGMNKQGMGNKPGRGPMRGSDGEKRESMGRDREPGQDDRRRSVGGPNGPRHPDSHQVFVGNIPIVAQEADVKNVFCKFGNVVDVRIINSKVVPGKVFPKYGFVVFSDAEAAQNCLRSKPIMMPGESPQNLNVEEKRPRYPANGGNNDRGNMGGSNRGGRGQRNNYDRADR